Proteins found in one Quercus robur chromosome 2, dhQueRobu3.1, whole genome shotgun sequence genomic segment:
- the LOC126714198 gene encoding EPIDERMAL PATTERNING FACTOR-like protein 3 produces MKKRMSYSLIAIMQIMSCISVTSRPLESYDAALLQGQNPHFTQAAHDSKQGLENGNEKTYMWLSRLGSRPPNCQHKCEGCIPCDPIQTPTATDQIGVQYANYEPEGWKCKCGTSFFNP; encoded by the exons atgaagaaaagaatgtCCTATTCCCTAATAGCTATTATGCAGATAATGTCCTGTATTTCTGTAACAAGCAGGCCTCTGGAATCATATGATGCTGCTCTTCTACAAG GCCAAAATCCACATTTCACACAAGCTGCCCATGACTCAaaacag ggACTTGAAAATGGGAATGAAAAGACATACATGTGGCTGAGTAGGCTGGGGTCAAGACCACCAAACTGTCAGCACAAATGTGAAGGCTGCATACCTTGTGATCCTATTCAAACACCCACAGCCACTGATCAGATTGGAGTTCAATATGCCAATTATGAGCCTGAAGGATGGAAATGCAAGTGTGGCACATCTTTCTTTAATCCTTAA
- the LOC126701301 gene encoding uncharacterized protein LOC126701301, translating into MNYIIWNSRGALKPNFQSHIKDLARVHDPAVFVVMETRLGGERAKGITDRLSFDGAIHTNTIGCTGGLWLLWNSDKVEVSLMEKTEQEIHVTIKVQTSNLSWLFSAIYASPRFADRSILWNNLINVAELYSMPWVIAGDFNEPLSSADKLGGREVSIRRSLLLKDCLDRCNMIDLGFSGSRFTWANCRDAHILIQERIDRFFVNSSWCTLYPEAKVSHLTRCHSDHYPVLLETSPAVWSKPNVSFKF; encoded by the coding sequence ATGAACTACATCATCTGGAATAGCAGGGGTGcgttaaaacccaattttcaaaGTCATATTAAGGATTTGGCTCGTGTTCATGATCCGGCAGTTTTTGTGGTTATGGAAACTCGTTTGGGAGGGGAGAGAGCAAAAGGCATTACAGATAGATTGTCTTTTGATGGAGCGATTCATACGAATACGATTGGCTGTACGGGGGGATTATGGCTTCTTTGGAATTCAGACAAAGTAGAAGTTTCTCTTATGGAAAAAACAGAGCAGGAAATTCATGTTACTATTAAGGTACAAACTTCCAATCTGTCCTGGTTATTTTCAGCtatttatgctagtcctaggtTTGCTGATAGGTCTATTTTGTGGAATAATCTTATAAATGTTGCGGAGCTGTATAGCATGCCCTGGGTCATTGCAGGGGATTTTAATGAGCCTCTCTCTAGTGCTGATAAGTTAGGAGGAAGAGAGGTCAGCATTAGGAGGTCTCTCCTTTTAAAGGACTGTCTGGATAGATGCAACATGATAGACCTGGGGTTCTCAGGCTCAAGGTTTACTTGGGCCAATTGTAGAGATGCTCACATTCTCATCCAAGAAAGAATAGATAGATTTTTTGTAAACTCTAGTTGGTGTACTCTTTATCCTGAAGCTAAGGTTTCCCATCTTACTCGTTGTCACTCGGACCACTATCCGGTTCTTTTGGAAACCAGTCCTGCTGTGTGGTCTAAGCCTAATGTGTCTTTCAAGTTCTAG